In a genomic window of Paraburkholderia sp. HP33-1:
- a CDS encoding PaaI family thioesterase produces MKKKSGAVSHMAPKRRIALEQTDALAAPCREAGDEAHIPEGFALMPAFGPFHQMFGPTYFRKSEHGHVIGMYVREAHRNLGQMMHGGAVCMLVDTAITWASKHSREPAVKVLTTGLTVNFMGNAEPGDWVEARVDVLRSGRRVIFSDCQIWANARCIAQASGQFQVMGAFDK; encoded by the coding sequence ATGAAAAAGAAATCTGGCGCGGTTTCGCACATGGCGCCGAAGAGGAGAATTGCATTGGAACAAACGGACGCACTCGCCGCCCCCTGTCGCGAAGCCGGCGACGAAGCGCACATTCCAGAAGGATTCGCCTTGATGCCGGCGTTTGGTCCGTTCCACCAGATGTTCGGGCCAACGTACTTTCGCAAGAGCGAGCACGGACACGTCATAGGGATGTATGTGCGCGAGGCCCATCGCAACCTCGGTCAGATGATGCACGGCGGCGCCGTTTGCATGCTCGTAGACACGGCCATTACGTGGGCGAGCAAGCATTCGCGTGAACCGGCGGTGAAGGTGCTGACGACGGGCTTGACAGTCAACTTCATGGGCAACGCTGAGCCTGGCGATTGGGTCGAAGCCCGCGTCGACGTTTTGCGTTCCGGACGGCGTGTGATTTTTTCAGACTGTCAAATCTGGGCGAATGCAAGGTGCATCGCCCAGGCGTCGGGACAGTTTCAGGTGATGGGGGCCTTTGATAAGTAG
- a CDS encoding TetR/AcrR family transcriptional regulator, with the protein MAVLAPDGASRLAAAGKQRTAGRPTHDDALQMRECLLDAAKSVFMREGFGAARVEEIASLAGVSKTTIYRQFGTKEELFRAIVWRGMADLRGKISQHFEQGRDFSTNLASLIDALVEHMATPDSMHTSRLVIGEAMRFPDIAKQFLQFTATMLEPLASALESAAASGMIEIDDPANAARDLLTLVTGTPEVHLAIQTTRAERKRRAERIHRFILTAWKYRATLDKVRGRSTS; encoded by the coding sequence ATGGCAGTTCTTGCTCCCGACGGAGCTTCGCGGCTCGCTGCGGCGGGCAAACAACGAACGGCCGGCCGGCCCACCCACGACGATGCGCTCCAGATGCGTGAGTGCCTCCTTGACGCCGCCAAGTCCGTCTTCATGAGAGAAGGTTTCGGCGCCGCCAGAGTCGAAGAAATCGCCTCGCTCGCAGGCGTCAGCAAGACGACCATTTATCGTCAGTTCGGAACGAAGGAAGAGTTGTTTCGCGCCATCGTCTGGCGCGGAATGGCTGATTTGCGCGGCAAGATTTCACAGCATTTCGAGCAGGGCCGCGATTTTTCGACGAACCTGGCATCCCTTATCGACGCGCTTGTCGAGCATATGGCGACACCGGATAGCATGCACACTTCCCGGCTGGTCATCGGCGAAGCGATGCGCTTTCCAGACATCGCAAAACAATTTCTCCAATTCACGGCCACGATGCTGGAGCCGCTCGCCAGCGCCCTCGAATCCGCAGCGGCAAGCGGAATGATCGAAATCGATGATCCTGCAAACGCGGCGCGCGATCTCCTGACATTGGTCACCGGCACACCCGAAGTCCACCTTGCGATTCAAACCACGCGCGCGGAACGCAAACGCCGGGCCGAACGTATTCATCGGTTCATCCTGACGGCGTGGAAGTATCGGGCGACCCTGGATAAGGTTCGAGGCAGGTCAACGTCATAG